A stretch of the Takifugu flavidus isolate HTHZ2018 chromosome 1, ASM371156v2, whole genome shotgun sequence genome encodes the following:
- the ccser2b gene encoding serine-rich coiled-coil domain-containing protein 2, with protein sequence MSVSSLEAPPTMPTMVSRLPKFGFQSKSASSSSGTHSGPATSADMTSTRLTNGFYHHPGPVGVNSSAAGSSPSVKQNGFLRVPVSFAVNCGQEHGGDEKSEAKRGTVCQNRSTNNRQVHPVPSQQSARTTAGKGRVLNHPATSSSSRSPQSAPKTLPVSKGSSRLGQIAPNLTNGTKQAPNGPPASKPWTGRGGSLRRPQSFPHPGVSGSLFQTKQASRSHSSDDLGSAPSAQLTQSDRIRSQSLNQVRRQASPSLSPSPSSSSPVTSTRYFLYSYNRSRLKPAPSSQGSARGISTISGQTPDGGSWGRSGISVPSLLPPSSLKKPLLPTIVPSSKNSGVSYKLSRPSLNKPLRPLRATPARPPIGEQEVNQTASVETAPTTGNSQSEGPTAETLTQKEEVEGETLDDMSLSSSSSLDPNHASQEYMDDFDNLGNGGVGILHLSSVNDENQSCAGFDQKAAVAKTTRLCFVDDGMECGDMRLSGEPREQDLSPLHSRRRSSGLVDHDQGGSSLDLSPSDSCGSGGIYMWDEEGLDPLGGLATTPGSNTTHPIGSFDSVDILTHLDSCDLDDDDLMLDADDSEASSLFSDGGGTSHMAEWTRRQLCWGTQEFDNHSERSFKLNEDTGNKKPDIGSDSELLLGFFPHRSDFLSRGFGADVEELAEDCCAVRSQLEHLQSLLLQDDDENKDTLSPEDSSHSSDSQVQALLQEVQQLREELRSRDQTIAHLTLQLAVPTATTRCRCQQTKGAVDCHTQTNITERERATPHAPRRENLQVLQPSSQAEQNPVTRQSAAALPPQAKPRPHQPQGLEDGGQRRSGGKITERSGANARELQPPSKLRLFLSQKSTSAASRLLKRPPDPERKGSSRLPKPKI encoded by the exons ATGTCAGTCTCCTCTCTTGAAGCCCCTCCCACCATGCCCACCATGGTTTCCAGACTGCCAAAGTTTGGCTTCCAGTCTAAATCGGCCTCCTCCTCTAGCGGCACTCACTCGGGTCCGGCTACCTCCGCTGATATGACCAGCACCCGTCTGACCAACGGGTTCTACCACCACCCTGGTCCAGTGGGGGTCAACAGCTCCGctgctggctcctccccctcagtcAAGCAGAATGGATTTCTCCGAGTGCCTGTTTCATTCGCCGTGAACTGTGGACAGGAACACGGGGGCGATGAAAAGTCAGAGGCGAAGAGAGGAACCGTGTGTCAGAACCGCTCTACCAACAACCGTCAGGTTCATCCAGTCCCATCACAGCAAAGTGCCAGAACAACAGCGGGAAAGGGGCGTGTCCTTAACCATCCTGCgacatcctcatcctcacggTCGCCACAGTCTGCCCCTAAAACACTTCCCGTCTCTAAAGGTTCCTCCAGGCTGGGCCAAATTGCTCCGAACCTCACAAATGGAACAAAACAGGCTCCAAATGGTCCTCCGGCATCAAAACCATGGACAGGTCGGGGTGGTTCTCTGAGACGGCCTCAGAGCTTCCCTCATCCTGGTGTGTCCGGGTCTCTTTTCCAGACGAAACAGGCCAGCCGCTCACACTCCAGCGACGACCTGGGCTCCGCTCCATCTGCCCAGCTGACCCAAAGCGACCGCATTCGCTCTCAGAGCCTCAATCAGGTCCGACGTCAGGCCTCCCCCAGCCTAAgcccttccccctcctcatcctcccccgTCACCTCCACCCGCTACTTCCTGTACAGCTACAACAGGTCCAGACTCAAGCCAGCGCCATCTTCCCAGGGTTCAGCACGAGGAATCTCCACCATCAGTGGACAGACTCCTGACGGGGGAAGCTGGGGAAGATCTGGGATTAGCGTCCCCTCTCTACTGCCCCCTTCTTCCTTAAAGAAGCCCCTCCTACCAACCATTGTCCCCTCCTCCAAAAATAGCGGCGTCAGCTATAAGTTGTCGCGCCCATCACTCAACAAGCCGCTCCGACCCTTACGAGCGACCCCAGCAAGACCGCCTAtaggagaacaggaagtgaaccagacGGCGAGTGTGGAGACAGCGCCGACGACAGGAAACAGCCAATCAG AGGGACCGACTGCTGAGACACTGacccagaaggaggaggtggagggggagacgctggaCGACATGTCCCTGTCCTCCAGCTCGTCCCTGGATCCAAATCACGCCAGCCAGGAATACATGGATGACTTCGACAACCTCg GGAACGGTGGGGTGGGAATTCTGCATCTCTCCTCTGTAAATGATGAGAACCAGTCATGTGCCGGGTTTGACCAGAAGGCAGCTGTTGCCAAGACGACGAGGCTCTGTTTTGTGGATGATGGAATGGAATGCGGCGACATGAGACTCAGTG ggGAGCCGCGGGAACAGGATCTGTCGCCTCTTCACTCCAGGAGAAGGTCCAGTGGGCTAGTGGACCATGACCAG GGCGGCTCATCCCTGGACCTGTCCCCGTCAGACAGCTGTGGCTCTGGGGGAATCTACATGTGGGATGAGGAGGGCCTGGATCCTCTGGGAGGACTCGCCACGACCCCTGGCAGCAACACCACCCATCCCATCGGGAGCTTTGACAGCGTG GACATCTTGACCCATCTGGACTCCTGTGATCTGGACGATGACGACCTCATGTTGGACGCTGACGACTCTGAAGCTTCCTCGCTGTTCAGCG ATGGGGGCGGGACTTCTCACATGGCCGAGTGGACGAGGAGGCAGCTGTGCTGGGGAACGCAGGAGTTTGACAACCACAGCGAGAG ATCTTTCAAACTGAACGAGGACACTGGGAATAAAAAGCCGGACATCGGCAGCGACAGCGAGCTGCTTCTGGGCTTCTTTCCCCACAG gtctgacttcctgtctcgtGGCTTCGGTGCTGATGTGGAGGAACTTGCTGAAGACTGCTGTGCAGTCAGATCCCAACTGGAACATCTGCAGAGCTTACTGCTCCAG GACGACGATGAAAACAAAGACACTCTCAGCCCCGAAGACTCCTCCCACTCTTCTGACTCCCAG GTTCAggctctcctgcaggaggtgcagcagctcagagaggagctgaggagtcGAGATCAGACCATCGCTCACCTGACGCTGCAGCTG GCTGTTCCCACGGCAACCACCAGATGCCGCTGCCAGCAGACCAAGGGAGCGGTGGACTGTCACACGCAGACAAACATCACGGAGAGAGAGCGCGCGACCCCTCATGCCCCACGGAGAGAGAAC CTACAGGTACTTCAGCCCTCCAGCCAGGCAGAGCAGAACCCAGTGACGCGCCAAAGCGCCGCCGCGCTGCCTCCTCAAGCGAAGCCACGCCCCCACCAGCCCCAGGGCCTCGAGGACGGCGGGCAGCGACGCTCTGGAGGGAAGATaacggagcggagcggagcgaaTGCCAGAGAGCTCCAGCCGCCGTCGAAGCTCCGCCTCTTCCTGTCTCAGAAGTCCACCTCAGCCGCCAGCCGGCTGCTGAAGCGTCCTCCTGACCCGGAGAGAAAAGGCTCGTCCCGCCTCCCGAAGCCAAAGATCTGA